The Plantactinospora sp. KBS50 sequence GCGGAGCGTTGGCGGGGAAGTCCTCGCCTTCGTCTGGTAACGGGAGACTGGGTGTGAACGCGAGGAGCGAGCGCAGCGAGCCCCGCAGTCGCGAACGAAGGAATGATCGATAATGTCGCGTATTGGACGTAGGTCGATCCCGGTACCCGCCGGCGTCGACATCACGATCGACGGGCCCACCGTCAAGGTGAAGGGCCCCAAGGGCGAGCTGTCGCACACCCTGGCCGAGCCGATCACCGTCGAGCGGGCCGAGGACGGCGCGCTGAGCGTCAACCGGCCCAACGACGAGCGCCGCTCGAAGGAGCTGCACGGGCTGAGCCGGACGCTGGTCGCCAACATGATCATGGGCGTGACCGAGGGGTACCGGAAGACCCTCGAGATCGCCGGCACCGGTTACCGGGTGACCGCCAAGGGCAAGGACCTCGAGTTCGCCCTCGGCTTCTCGCACCCCGTGCTGGTGCCGGCCCCGGACGGCATCACCTTCACGGTGGAGCGGCCGACCCTCTTCCACGTGGCCGGCATCGACAAGCAGCAGGTCGGTGAGGTCGCGGCCAACATCCGGAAGATCCGCCCGCCGGAGCCGTACAAGGGCAAGGGCGTCAAGTACCAGGGCGAAGTGATTCGTCGCAAGGCCGGTAAGGCCGGTAAGAAGTGACCGCGAGGAGCGAGCTTGCGAGCCCCGCGGTCGCGAGCAAAGGAGTGATCAAGTGAGCGCGACCCTGCTCAAGCGCCGTCGCGGCGTTGCCGCCAAGCGCGCCGTCGGGCGGGCGCGTCGGCACTTCCGCGTACGCAAGAACGTCAGCGGTACGGCCGAGCGCCCGCGTCTGGTCGTCACCCGCTCGCTGCGGCACATCACCGTCCAGGTCGTCGACGACACCAAGGGGCACACCCTGGCGTCCGCCTCGACCATGGACCCGTCGCTGCGCGGCAGCGAGGGGGACAAGAGCGCCCTCGCCGC is a genomic window containing:
- the rplF gene encoding 50S ribosomal protein L6; its protein translation is MSRIGRRSIPVPAGVDITIDGPTVKVKGPKGELSHTLAEPITVERAEDGALSVNRPNDERRSKELHGLSRTLVANMIMGVTEGYRKTLEIAGTGYRVTAKGKDLEFALGFSHPVLVPAPDGITFTVERPTLFHVAGIDKQQVGEVAANIRKIRPPEPYKGKGVKYQGEVIRRKAGKAGKK
- the rplR gene encoding 50S ribosomal protein L18 is translated as MLKRRRGVAAKRAVGRARRHFRVRKNVSGTAERPRLVVTRSLRHITVQVVDDTKGHTLASASTMDPSLRGSEGDKSALAAKVGALVAERARAAGIEKVVFDRGGNRYAGRIAALADAAREAGLKF